TGGCTTGCCATGGCAGGGGCAATGAAAGTGGCTGAAGGCATCACCCGCTACTGTCCGGTGACGGCAATCGTCGAGCAGACAATGGAACGCGGCGATGACTACGCTTATGAGTTCGATTATGAAGGCGAGGAAGAAACGTACAATCCATCCTGAATCCGGCTCACAGGGCTGAGTTCCTCTCCAGTTGAGGAACTCAGCCTATTATTGCAAGCCAGCTTTGAAAGGAGATGCTTTTTATGGAATTCATATCAACGGATTTATATAAAGAATACGTGACTGATTATGCGTTCATCTATGCGACAATCATTGGCAGCATCGTTGCGATATTGTTTGTGTATGTCAGGAAGAAACGTGCGAAATAGCTTTCCGGCCGATGTCGGTCCGGTAAAAGACCGCATCAGACTGCAGTTTTTCCATTTCTTTATAGACATGTTCTTTTGCCTGCTGGAGGTTCGAGTGGCGTGCAGCGACAAGGAGTAGCCTTCCTCCGTTTGTCGCGAAGGCGTCTCCGGCTTTTTTTGTTCCGGCATGGAACACAAGCGCTTCTCCGGACACGTTTTCCACTTTCGGAATCGGGTTTCCTTTTTCATAGCTGCCCGGATAGCCTTTTGAAGCGAGCACGACACCGAGCACCGCATCGGATGACCAGCGGAGTTCGACCGGTTTCCCTTCCAGGACATCAAGCAGCACATCGGCAAGATCGTTTTCCAGCCGGGGCAGGACGACCTGCGTTTCCGGATCGCCGAAGCGGGCGTTGAATTCGATGACTTTCGGGCCGCCCGCTGTCT
This genomic window from Bacillus marinisedimentorum contains:
- a CDS encoding YgaP family membrane protein translates to MIRPNIGILNALMRITMGLTLLSWVTARFIRRPYMNSNIWLAMAGAMKVAEGITRYCPVTAIVEQTMERGDDYAYEFDYEGEEETYNPS
- a CDS encoding EYxxD motif small membrane protein, with product MEFISTDLYKEYVTDYAFIYATIIGSIVAILFVYVRKKRAK